From one Calditrichota bacterium genomic stretch:
- the kduI gene encoding 5-dehydro-4-deoxy-D-glucuronate isomerase, with protein sequence MSIEIRHAIDPVRYQRMNTKELRESFLIESLFREDEVELVYSHVDRAIVGSVVPKTKELKLEADKKEMAADYFAQRREVGVFNIGASGSVKVDNREFKLNNKECLYIGKGSRNISFTSENEKNPAKFYIVSYPAHKDHPTQLGRLEDAGKVELGSDEESNRRTIYKYIYPDGMKSCQLVMGFTVLQPGNVWNTMAPHTHARRSEVYMYFDLEYENVVFHIMGEPAETRLLAVREGQAVISPVWSIHAGAGTRNYSFVWAMGGENQDFDDMDGVSLKNIF encoded by the coding sequence ATGTCCATTGAAATCAGACACGCCATTGATCCGGTGCGGTATCAACGGATGAACACCAAAGAGTTGCGAGAGAGTTTTTTGATCGAAAGCCTTTTCCGCGAGGATGAAGTGGAACTCGTTTATTCTCATGTTGATCGAGCGATTGTGGGGTCGGTAGTTCCGAAAACAAAAGAATTGAAGTTAGAGGCAGACAAAAAAGAGATGGCAGCCGATTATTTCGCCCAACGTCGCGAAGTTGGCGTGTTCAATATTGGTGCTTCCGGTTCGGTGAAGGTGGATAATAGAGAGTTCAAACTGAATAACAAGGAATGCCTTTACATTGGCAAGGGAAGCCGGAATATTTCATTTACCAGCGAGAACGAAAAAAACCCGGCTAAATTTTACATTGTCAGCTATCCGGCGCACAAAGATCATCCCACACAACTGGGGCGTCTGGAAGATGCAGGAAAAGTGGAACTGGGATCTGATGAAGAATCCAATAGGCGGACAATTTATAAATACATCTATCCGGATGGAATGAAGAGTTGCCAGCTTGTCATGGGATTTACGGTGCTACAGCCCGGGAATGTCTGGAATACCATGGCCCCGCACACGCATGCCCGGCGTTCGGAAGTGTATATGTATTTTGATCTGGAATACGAAAATGTCGTTTTTCACATCATGGGTGAGCCGGCGGAAACCAGATTGCTGGCGGTCAGAGAAGGTCAGGCAGTGATTTCTCCGGTTTGGTCCATTCACGCCGGCGCCGGGACGAGAAATTATTCCTTTGTCTGGGCAATGGGCGGAGAAAATCAGGATTTTGATGACATGGATGGGGTTTCGTTGAAAAATATTTTCTAA
- a CDS encoding TRAP transporter small permease: protein MIKIIDSINRVIAGFLIFLMAAMVLDVTWQVFTRFILKNPSSFTEELAGFLLIWIGLLGSSYALYTRAHLGIDILTYKTTGLKRKIVEIVIYLIVIAFAFFVLVVGGYNLVRMTFHLNQISSAMGIKVGYVYLVIPITGLLFILYSIGFIIEAVKKERLVTERKITDSV, encoded by the coding sequence ATGATCAAAATTATCGATTCAATTAACAGAGTTATCGCCGGCTTTTTAATTTTTCTGATGGCTGCAATGGTGCTCGATGTGACGTGGCAGGTCTTCACCAGATTTATCTTGAAAAATCCCAGTTCATTTACAGAAGAGCTGGCAGGATTTTTACTGATCTGGATCGGTCTGCTGGGTTCAAGTTACGCGCTTTACACTCGCGCTCATCTGGGAATTGACATTTTGACTTACAAAACCACCGGGCTGAAAAGAAAAATTGTGGAAATTGTAATTTACCTGATCGTAATCGCTTTTGCGTTTTTTGTGCTCGTAGTTGGCGGCTACAATTTAGTTCGCATGACGTTTCACCTCAATCAAATTTCTTCGGCGATGGGAATAAAAGTGGGCTATGTTTATCTTGTCATTCCTATTACCGGCTTATTGTTTATTCTCTATTCCATCGGATTCATTATTGAGGCTGTCAAAAAGGAGAGGCTGGTTACTGAAAGAAAAATCACCGACTCAGTCTGA
- a CDS encoding TRAP transporter substrate-binding protein, which yields MKISKLPQIFAILILSIFLLMSCGKVQRVRVLKLAHVLDATHPVHKAMVFMAARVAEKSHGKMRIDIYPSGQLGEERDLIELVQIGSLSMTKVSSAPLEGFIPEMKVFGIPYVFRNDAHRWKVLNGEIGRRILLAGEKYFLRGLCYYDAGSRSFYTKNKPINSPADLKGLKIRVMKSLTAVQMVNTLGGSATPIPWGELYTSLQQGIVDGAENNPPSFYLSHHYEVCKYYSLDEHTSVPDILIMSTVVWNSLTPQEQKWLQEAVDESVEYQRKLWKEASDHALREVQKAGVEVIHPDKTPFRDKVKKMYESYRGTPIYQLIEEIESVK from the coding sequence ATGAAAATTTCAAAGCTACCCCAAATTTTTGCTATTTTAATTCTCTCTATTTTTCTGCTGATGAGCTGCGGAAAAGTACAACGCGTTCGAGTGCTGAAACTGGCGCACGTGCTGGATGCCACGCATCCGGTGCACAAAGCGATGGTTTTCATGGCAGCGCGCGTGGCGGAAAAGTCGCATGGGAAAATGCGCATCGACATTTATCCCAGCGGTCAGCTCGGAGAAGAGCGCGATCTGATTGAACTGGTGCAAATCGGGAGCTTGTCAATGACAAAAGTTTCTTCGGCGCCGTTAGAAGGTTTCATTCCGGAAATGAAAGTTTTTGGTATCCCCTACGTTTTTCGGAACGACGCCCATCGTTGGAAAGTGCTCAACGGCGAAATCGGCAGGCGGATTTTGTTAGCAGGCGAGAAATATTTTTTGCGCGGGCTGTGTTATTACGATGCCGGAAGCCGAAGTTTTTACACCAAAAACAAGCCGATTAATTCGCCGGCAGATTTGAAAGGGCTAAAAATTCGCGTCATGAAAAGTCTTACGGCGGTGCAGATGGTCAATACGCTCGGCGGTTCGGCAACACCGATCCCCTGGGGTGAACTTTACACATCGTTGCAGCAAGGCATTGTGGACGGCGCGGAAAATAATCCCCCGAGTTTTTATCTGTCCCATCATTACGAAGTTTGCAAATATTACAGTCTGGACGAGCACACTTCCGTTCCGGATATTCTCATCATGAGCACGGTCGTTTGGAACAGCCTGACGCCGCAGGAGCAAAAATGGTTGCAGGAAGCTGTGGATGAGTCGGTCGAATATCAGAGAAAATTATGGAAAGAGGCATCGGATCATGCGTTGCGTGAAGTGCAAAAGGCTGGAGTTGAAGTCATTCACCCGGACAAAACTCCATTTCGCGACAAGGTGAAAAAAATGTATGAATCTTACAGAGGCACGCCGATTTATCAATTGATTGAAGAAATTGAATCCGTGAAATAA